TGGCCGATGAAAGCATGTTCCATATTGCCATTGGCTTGGCACAAAACGGTCATTCCTGTTTTTGCGTGTTTCATCTTAATTGCCTCCTTGTGAGCGTGTGCTGGCTCCTGCGCCAGCGCACGCGTTAATGAATTTAGTTAAGATTATCAACACGAATATCTTATTGTCAACATAGTTATTATTTTATATATAAATATTCATGCTTTCGTCACAAATTGCCGCAGTAGCAGACGATTGTGACGTTGTTTTGACGTCAATTAGGCCCTTTTTTGTCCCGGATTTATCTTGACAACAAACCGTTTTTAAGAATGCCAAGCAAAAGATAGATCACCTAATCTGCAATTTTCAATATTGACATTCGCACTAAAAAAGCCAACGATGATGTGCAGTAAACTCTTGGCAAGGCGATGATTTTTGTGGACAGGCACGTTTTTGGAGCAACTTTTTCTTCACTACGTTCAACCAACTTCCGCCGATTTTGGATCGGTCAGTGTATTTCAGTCATGGGGACTTGGATTCAACGAACCACCCAGACATGGCTGGTTTACCAGATGACCAAGTCCGCCTTTCTGGTTGGCTTACTGGCAGCGGCCCAATTTGTCCCTATTATGGCACTCACTTTAGTCGCGGGTACGCTGATCGACCGCTATCCCAAACGCCAGATCCTTTTGCTGACACAGTTTGGTTTTTTGGTGCTGGGTGCTATCATGACGACTCTGACTTTTTTAAAAATCATTCAATACTGGCAGATTTTGGCGATCGCTTTAGGCTACGGAATTCTTCAGAGTTTTGACACGCCCACTAGGCAATCATATGTCATCGAACTTGTCGGCAGAAAAGATCTCATGAACGGCATCTCGCTGAATTCGTCTATTTTCAATCTGGCCAAAATTGCCGGTCCGTCTCTGGCGGGGATCCTCATGGTGACCATCGGCGTTGCGCCGTGTTTTCTGATCGACACCTTAAGCTATATTGCGATTATTATTGGCTTGTTCATGATTCACCAGGAGCACCCGGTTGCCCGGCACACACCGCGACATATTCTTGCTGATGTCAAAGAGGGCCTTGTTTATATTGTGCATCATGACAATGTCAAACTGAGCGCCGAACTCATGCTGATTATTTGCACGTTAAATTTCAACAATAACGTCATCATCCCCATTTATGCCCAGGAAGTTCTGGGCCGCGGTGCCCAAGGCTATGCCAACCTGTTGTCGGCCACTGGTATTGGTTCACTCATTGCAGCATTTCTCATGAGTTACCTCGCCCGATTCGGTCTTCGTCGCGATTTATATCTGTTAGTCGCACTAGGAACAGCTTTGATCCAAACGTTGATGATTTTTATCCACGTTTACTGGTTAGCCATGATTTTTATGATCGTCATTGGCTTTTGCAATATGGTTTTTCTGAATCAGTCCAATGCGGCGTTTCAGTTTTCGATTCCCAACGAGCTGCGCGGTCGCATCATGAGTGTCTATGTTTTACTCAACCAAGGCTCAACGCCAATTGGCAGTTTGTATGTCGGAGGCCTCATGGACGTTGCCGGTGGCTTATGGGGATTTCCTTCCTGCGGCTTGTTGGCACTGTTGTTACTCATTCCAACCTTGTTCGGCCATCGTGGGACCGTTAAACGCTGGTTGCACGCCAAAACCGCCGACTGATGCTGAATATATAAAAAGCAAATGAGCTTCCATCGTGCGGGAGCTCATTTACTTTTAAAAACGCCACTTGATGACGACATATTTATTGGTAAAACAATACGCTAATCTTCACGCACCTGGCCATTGCCCAGCACCTGATACTTAATCGTCGTCAACGCGGCCAAGCCCATCGGTCCGCGGGCGTGCAGCTTTTGGGTGCTGATGCCGATTTCGGCACCGAAACCGAACTCAAAGCCATCCGTGAACCGCGTTGAAGCATTCACATACACCACCGCAGCATCAACCTGTTGGAGAAATTGCTGACTGTTTTGATAATTATCCGTGATGATGGCTTCGCTGTGCTTCGTGTTGTGCGCGTTGATATGCGCGATGGCCGCTTCTTCGGAATC
Above is a window of Lacticaseibacillus casei DSM 20011 = JCM 1134 = ATCC 393 DNA encoding:
- a CDS encoding MFS transporter — its product is MDRHVFGATFSSLRSTNFRRFWIGQCISVMGTWIQRTTQTWLVYQMTKSAFLVGLLAAAQFVPIMALTLVAGTLIDRYPKRQILLLTQFGFLVLGAIMTTLTFLKIIQYWQILAIALGYGILQSFDTPTRQSYVIELVGRKDLMNGISLNSSIFNLAKIAGPSLAGILMVTIGVAPCFLIDTLSYIAIIIGLFMIHQEHPVARHTPRHILADVKEGLVYIVHHDNVKLSAELMLIICTLNFNNNVIIPIYAQEVLGRGAQGYANLLSATGIGSLIAAFLMSYLARFGLRRDLYLLVALGTALIQTLMIFIHVYWLAMIFMIVIGFCNMVFLNQSNAAFQFSIPNELRGRIMSVYVLLNQGSTPIGSLYVGGLMDVAGGLWGFPSCGLLALLLLIPTLFGHRGTVKRWLHAKTAD